In Halanaerobiaceae bacterium ANBcell28, a single genomic region encodes these proteins:
- a CDS encoding PIN domain-containing protein, giving the protein MNSIVKGLINEKIFVDTSAWFALMYKMDRDFERISSVYNTLLTNNNSFITTNHIIGETYTLMRYKINENSTLAFDFLNIIESSLRINKIFVTEELEKKACEYLKRYKDRKFSFVDASSFALMEKNNLRYALTLDEHFSVAGFIKI; this is encoded by the coding sequence ATGAATAGTATAGTTAAGGGCCTCATTAATGAAAAAATATTCGTAGATACAAGTGCCTGGTTTGCATTAATGTACAAAATGGATAGAGATTTTGAAAGAATTAGTTCTGTTTATAATACTTTGTTGACAAATAATAATAGCTTTATAACAACAAATCATATTATTGGAGAGACATATACATTAATGAGATATAAAATAAATGAAAATTCTACACTTGCCTTTGATTTTCTTAATATAATAGAAAGTTCACTTAGAATTAATAAAATTTTTGTTACTGAGGAGCTTGAGAAGAAAGCATGTGAATATTTAAAAAGATATAAAGATCGAAAATTCTCTTTTGTAGATGCAAGCTCATTTGCTTTGATGGAAAAAAATAATTTAAGGTACGCTTTAACCCTAGATGAGCATTTTTCTGTAGCGGGATTTATAAAGATATAA
- a CDS encoding ribbon-helix-helix domain-containing protein, with the protein MSEKKDRLQFYINPEANRKLDIVSENLGVSKAALVREGVDRILKEKLPIKDDPAYKLIGLIDQKGEKENIAKNHDHYLYGEGRPDNE; encoded by the coding sequence ATGTCTGAGAAAAAGGATAGACTACAGTTTTATATAAATCCAGAGGCAAATCGTAAACTTGATATTGTTTCAGAGAATTTAGGTGTTTCTAAAGCTGCTTTGGTCAGGGAGGGTGTAGATAGGATATTAAAAGAGAAGCTACCAATTAAAGATGATCCAGCTTATAAGTTGATAGGATTAATTGATCAAAAAGGAGAGAAAGAAAATATAGCAAAAAATCATGATCACTATCTATACGGTGAGGGGAGACCTGATAATGAATAG
- the splB gene encoding spore photoproduct lyase: MQSFTPKYVMIRENALDYPLGQKMYEYFQQQEDVEVHKVASRGGFPLDNNVCPSKKFIRAKQTLVVSVKKASKFQSCKPSAHYQLPLVTGCPGHCHYCYLNTNLGKNPYIKVYVNIEEMLEKAKKYMKERAPEVTIFEGSATSDPLPIERYSGLLAHCIKYFANEELGSFRFVTKYSEVDSLLDIDHKGKTEFRFSLNSSYAIKKFEPTTPNPEERIEAATKVYNAKYPTGFLIAPIFIYDGWQKDYEDLIKSLQKKLGNKGEGISFELITHRYTERAKKIIEEVYPGTELPMNEEARQFKYGQFGYGKYVYPKEKMQEIEEHMQEIIKKSLPESEIKYFV, from the coding sequence ATGCAATCTTTCACACCAAAATATGTAATGATCAGAGAAAATGCCCTGGATTATCCTCTAGGACAAAAAATGTATGAGTATTTTCAGCAGCAGGAGGATGTAGAAGTCCACAAAGTAGCCTCAAGAGGAGGATTCCCTTTAGATAACAACGTCTGCCCCTCAAAGAAATTCATTCGGGCTAAGCAAACCCTTGTGGTTTCAGTTAAAAAGGCCAGCAAATTTCAATCCTGTAAACCTTCGGCTCACTACCAGTTACCTTTAGTTACTGGCTGTCCAGGACACTGTCATTATTGCTATCTCAATACCAATCTAGGTAAAAACCCCTATATAAAGGTATATGTAAATATTGAAGAAATGCTTGAAAAAGCAAAAAAATATATGAAAGAAAGAGCACCGGAAGTCACTATCTTTGAAGGTTCAGCCACTTCTGATCCTTTGCCTATAGAAAGATATTCTGGTCTATTGGCTCATTGTATAAAATACTTTGCAAATGAAGAATTAGGAAGCTTTCGCTTTGTCACAAAATACTCAGAAGTAGACTCTCTTTTAGATATAGATCACAAAGGAAAAACAGAATTTCGTTTCAGCCTAAATAGTAGCTATGCCATTAAAAAATTCGAACCTACTACACCCAATCCAGAGGAAAGAATTGAAGCTGCTACAAAAGTTTACAATGCAAAATATCCTACTGGATTCTTGATAGCCCCTATTTTTATCTATGATGGCTGGCAGAAAGATTATGAAGATCTAATAAAAAGTCTGCAAAAGAAACTAGGGAACAAAGGCGAAGGAATCTCTTTTGAGCTTATCACACACCGCTATACAGAGCGAGCAAAGAAAATAATTGAAGAAGTATATCCTGGTACCGAACTCCCAATGAATGAAGAAGCGCGACAGTTTAAGTATGGCCAATTTGGCTATGGTAAATATGTTTACCCAAAAGAAAAAATGCAAGAAATAGAAGAACATATGCAAGAAATAATTAAAAAAAGCTTACCTGAGAGCGAAATAAAATACTTTGTTTAA
- a CDS encoding biotin transporter BioY → MNNTRNMTLVAIFTALSAIGAFIRIPLPFVAITLQTIFVFMAGILLGKKLGALSQLIYVGIGLIGIPIFTEGGGPGYVLMPSFGYLIGFIVAAYIIGLIMENREVNYLNTCLASLAGLIIIYIIGVPYLHIILNNVSNLDMSIWDSLKAGMIVFLAGDLLKVFIVTVITPQIYKALKNTVLKDLN, encoded by the coding sequence ATGAATAACACAAGAAATATGACCTTAGTAGCAATTTTTACAGCACTTTCAGCAATTGGTGCCTTTATCAGAATACCTCTGCCCTTTGTAGCTATTACTTTACAAACAATATTTGTATTTATGGCAGGAATTTTATTGGGAAAAAAACTAGGAGCTTTAAGTCAGTTAATCTATGTAGGAATTGGACTTATAGGAATACCCATATTTACAGAAGGGGGCGGTCCTGGCTATGTATTAATGCCTTCCTTTGGTTATCTAATAGGATTCATAGTAGCAGCTTATATCATAGGTTTAATTATGGAAAATAGAGAAGTAAATTATCTCAACACATGTTTAGCCTCATTAGCCGGACTTATAATAATTTATATTATTGGCGTACCCTATTTACATATCATTTTAAATAATGTTTCAAATCTTGATATGTCAATTTGGGATTCTCTAAAAGCTGGAATGATAGTGTTCCTAGCTGGTGATCTTCTTAAAGTTTTCATTGTTACAGTAATAACACCTCAAATATATAAGGCATTAAAAAATACTGTCTTAAAAGATCTAAATTAA
- a CDS encoding DegV family protein, translated as MTVKILTDSASDLPKELIEEYSIDVLPLLVTIGDETFLDGDTIKPKELFNGMRDGNVYKTAQVPIGAFIEKFKEYDENTELIYLAFSSELSGTYQGAVMAKEQVLAEKPDLSIDLLDTKCASMGHGMLVYQAAKMASEGKSREEIIEAVDFYKEHMVHIFTVDDLEYLYRGGRVSKTSAFVAGLLNIKPILHVDEGKLLPLEKKKGRKKVLRRMIELINERGSELDKQTVAISHGDDLETAEKVRDMIKDRFGTEDFIISSIGSAVGAHAGPGTIAIFFLDELYPNT; from the coding sequence ATGACTGTAAAAATACTAACAGATAGTGCTTCTGATTTACCAAAGGAACTGATAGAAGAGTATTCTATTGATGTGTTGCCTTTATTAGTAACAATTGGTGATGAAACTTTCCTTGATGGAGATACAATTAAGCCTAAGGAGTTATTTAATGGCATGAGAGATGGTAATGTATATAAGACTGCTCAAGTACCTATTGGTGCATTTATTGAGAAGTTTAAAGAGTATGATGAGAATACAGAATTAATTTATCTTGCTTTTAGTTCTGAGTTATCAGGAACTTATCAAGGAGCTGTGATGGCTAAAGAACAGGTTCTAGCAGAAAAGCCAGATTTAAGTATAGATCTACTTGATACTAAATGTGCTTCAATGGGTCATGGGATGCTTGTATATCAAGCTGCTAAAATGGCTAGTGAAGGAAAGAGTCGGGAAGAGATTATAGAGGCAGTAGATTTCTATAAAGAACATATGGTTCATATCTTTACAGTAGATGATTTAGAATATCTATATCGTGGTGGAAGAGTTAGTAAAACATCAGCATTTGTTGCTGGACTTTTAAATATTAAGCCTATACTACATGTAGATGAAGGAAAACTTCTTCCTTTAGAAAAGAAAAAGGGACGCAAGAAGGTTCTTAGAAGAATGATTGAATTAATTAATGAAAGAGGAAGTGAACTTGATAAACAGACTGTTGCTATTAGTCATGGTGATGATCTGGAAACGGCAGAGAAAGTAAGAGATATGATTAAGGATAGGTTTGGGACTGAGGATTTTATAATTTCTTCTATAGGTAGTGCAGTTGGTGCTCATGCTGGTCCGGGAACAATAGCTATCTTTTTCCTGGATGAACTTTATCCAAATACTTAA